In a single window of the Anas acuta chromosome 24, bAnaAcu1.1, whole genome shotgun sequence genome:
- the PLEKHA6 gene encoding pleckstrin homology domain-containing family A member 6 isoform X10: MSSKAGGKRPATSSSSEPSNHAMVSEVPPERPGGRASRPSRKGIAFGKRSNSMKRNPNAAVTKSGWLYKQASSGVKQWNKRWFVLVDRCLFYYKDEKEESILGSIPLLSFRVAAVQPSDNISRKHTFKVTVCWVEEVPASNGQSLSPQAEHAGIRTYFFSAENTEEQESWIQAMGEAARVQIPPTQRHEKTDSENIPPSKHHHHRNAVHREHPKADPDAKTRGEGDGRGSEKMERKPERMESKKEPLAKANGIAGQEMPSEPGSPYPEGPRVPPSTERPTQPNGWPYSSPSRPGSTAYPPPDGESAAHRRSFAPRTNPEKIAQRKSSMTQLQQWVNLRRGNVPPEELRSPTRFYPVSRRVPDYYSPYSPQYPEDYQYYPPGVRPDSICSMPAYERVSPPWALEDKRPSFRNGGPYQLREWKEHPAFGRQDVPLWLAGPGRQPAYFDEVDAASGSLRRMSLQPRSRSVPRSPSQGSYTRACVYSPVRSPSARFERLPPRGEEIYADPAAFMMRRSISSPKYDYLGDRRPVPAGMFPYHYPASPTVHDKMVTPFPEAYREPLHAYKISEQDTDKLLGKLCEQNKVLREQERLVQQLRAEKESLESALMGTHQELEMFGSQPAYPEKLLHKKESLQNQLINIRVELSQASTALANSTAEYESLESEVSALHDDLWEQLNLDIQNEMVNRQIQKEIWRIQDVMEGLRKNNPSRGTDTAKHRVAIGPSGTYSSNSPASPLSSASLTSPLSPFSLVSGSQGSPTKPGPSEEPGPPRPPLPKSYVPLEPPPTVPPLPSESRPWPYPTSPSWQRGGEAQRGQPKPSFEQSKKETQRAAAPTAPTEGPPGRQEQEAEKQAALNKVGIVPPRTKSPPEEEVVPAGSMLRRSAGGMANGLGSKERPKSAVFANETKVKMSVEEQIDRMKRHQSGSMKEKRRSLQLLGSQQPDTPGTKAPASYKVVRRHRSIHEVDISDLEAALRSDDPGKVHETPREEIARLRKMELEPQHYDVDINKELSTPDKVLIPERYIELEPDTPLSPEEMKEKQKKVERIKTLIAKSSLQNVIPLGEGEVDTPQDPETQLQEQEKRIEISCALAAEASRRGRMLSAQCATPSPPTSPASPTPPTNPLSSEPSRVADSSHFMRV; this comes from the exons ATGTCAAGCAAAGCAGGCGGCAAGCGCCCGGcgaccagcagcagcagtgagcccTCCAACCACGCCATGGTGTCGGAGGTGCCCCCGGAGCGCCCCGGAGGCCGG GCATCGCGCCCCTCCCGCAAGGGCATCGCCTTCGGGAAGCGCTCCAACTCCATGAAGAGGAACCCCAACGCTGCCGTGACCAAAAGTGGCTGGCTCTACAAGCAG GCCAGTTCGGGGGTGAAGCAGTGGAACAAGCGCTGGTTCGTGCTGGTGGATCGCTGCCTCTTCTACTACAAAG ACGAGAAGGAGGAGAGCATCCTGGGCAGCATCCCCCTCCTCAGCTTCCGCGTGGCGGCCGTGCAGCCCTCCGACAACATCAGCAGGAAGCACACCTTTAAG GTGACTGTGTGCTGGGTGGAGGAGGTGCCGGCGAGTAACGGGCAGTCCCTGTCTCCCCAGGCCGAGCACGCCGGCATCCGGACCTATTTCTTCAGCGCCGAGAACACGGAGGAGCAGGAATCCTGGATCCAAGCCATGGGCGAAGCCGCCCGGGTGCAGATCCCCCCCACCCAGAG ACACGAGAAGACAGACTCGGAAAACATCCCTCCCAGcaagcaccaccaccaccgcaaCGCCGTGCACCGCGAGCACCCCAAGGCCGACCCCGACGCCAAGACCCGGGGTGAAGGCGACGGCCGGGGCTCGGAGAAGATGGAGAGGAAACCGGAGAGGATGGAGAGCAAGAAGGAACCTTTAGCCAAAGCCAACGGCATCGCGGGGCAGGAGATGCCCTCGGAGCCCGGCAGCCCTTACCCCGAGGGACCCCGGGTGCCACCGAGCACGGAGAGGCCGACGCAGCCCAACGGGTGGCCCTACTCTTCCCCCAGCCGCCCCGGCAGCACCGCCTACCCCCCGCCCGATGGGGAGAGTGCTGCCCATCGCCGCAGCTTTGCCCCCCGCACCAACCCCGAGAAGATCGCCCAGCGCAAGAGCTCCATGAcgcagctgcagcagtgggtGAACCTGCGCCGGGGCAACGTGCCCCCCGAGGAGCTGCGGAG ccccaccaggTTTTACCCCGTTTCTCGCCGGGTACCCGACTACTACTCGCCCTACTCGCCCCAGTACCCCGAGGACTACCAGTACTACCCGCCCGGCGTGCGCCCCGACAGCATCTGCTCCATGCCCGCCTACGAGCGCGTGAGCCCGCCCTGGGCACTGGAGGACAAGCGCCCCTCCTTCCGCAACGGGGGCCCCTACCAGCTCCGGGAGTGGAAGGAGCACCCCGCTTTCGGCCGCCAGGACGTCCCTCTCTGGCTCGCCGGCCCCGGCAGGCAGCCGGCTTATTTCGACGAGGTGGACGCCGCCTCGGGGTCCCTGCGGCGCATGTCGCTGCAGCCCCGCTCCCGCTCCGTGCCGCGCTCGCCCAGTCAGGGCTCCTACACCCGGGCTTGCGTCTACTCCCCCGTCCGCTCGCCCAGCGCCCGTTTCGAGCGGCTGCCGCCCCGGGGAGAGGAGATTTACGCCGACCCCGCCGCCTTCATGATGAGGAGGTCCATCAGTTCGCCCAAG TATGACTACCTGGGCGACAGGCGGCCCGTCCCCGCGGGGATGTTCCCGTACCACTACCCAGCATCTCCTACAGTCCACGACAAAATG GTGACGCCCTTCCCCGAAGCCTACAGGGAGCCTCTGCACGCCTACAAGATAAGCGAGCAAGACACCGAT aagctgctgggGAAGCTGTGCGAGCAGAACAAGGTGCTGCGGGAGCAGGAGAGGCTGGTGCAGCAGCTCCGAGCGGAGAAG GAGAGCCTGGAGAGTGCCCTGATGGGGACGCACCAGGAGCTGGAGATGTTCGGCAGCCAGCCAGCTTATCCGGAGAAGCTGCTGCACAAGAAGGAATCGCTGCAGAACCAGCTCATCAACATCCGCGTCGAGCTCTCGCAGGCCAGCACG GCTTTGGCCAACAGCACCGCTGAGTACGAGAGCCTGGAGAGCGAGGTGTCCGCCCTGCACGATGACCTCTGGGAGCAGCTGAACCTCGACATCCAG AACGAAATGGTCAACAGGCAGATCCAGAAGGAGATCTGGCGGATCCAGGACGTGATGGAGGGGCTGAGGAAGAACAACCCGTCCCGCGGCACGGACACCGCCAAGCACAGAG tggcCATCGGCCCCTCGGGCACGTACAGCTCCAACAGCCCCGCCAGCCCCCTGAGCTCGGCCAGCCTCACCAGCCCCCTGAGCCCCTTCTCCCTCGTCTCCGGCTCCCAGGGCTCGCCCACCAAGCCGGGTCCCAGCGAG GAACCCGGCCCGCCTCGACCTCCCCTCCCCAAGTCGTACGTCCCCCTGGAGCCTCCTCCGACCGTCCCTCCGCTCCCTAGCGAGAGCCGCCCCTGGCCGTACCCCACCTCCCCTTCCTGGCAGCGAGGCGGCGAGGCGCAGAGGGGACAG CCCAAGCCGAGCTTCGAGCAGAGCAAGAAGGAGACGCAGCGAGCGGCTGCCCCCACTGCCCCCACCGAGGGGCCGCcgggcaggcaggagcaggaggcagagaagcAAGCGGCTCTCAACAAAG TGGGCATCGTGCCCCCCCGAACCAAGTCTCcgccggaggaggaggtggtgccCGCGGGCAGCATGCTGAGGAGGAGCGCCGGCGGCATGGCCAACGGGCTGGGATCCAAG GAGAGGCCGAAGAGCGCCGTGTTTGCCAACGAGACGAAGGTGAAGATGAGCGTGGAGGAGCAGATCGACCGCATGAAGCGCCACCAGAGCGGCTCCATGAAGGAGAAGCGGcgcagcctgcagctgctgggcagccagcagcccgaCACCCCCGGCACGAAGGCACCCGCCTCCTACAAGGTG GTGCGCCGGCACCGCAGCATCCACGAGGTGGACATCTCGGACCTGGAGGCAGCGCTGCGCTCCGACGACCCTGGCAAGGTCCACGAGACGCCCCGGGAGGAGATCGCCCGGCTGCGCAAGATGGAGCTGGAGCCGCAGCACTACGACGTGGATATCAACAAGGAG ctATCCACGCCGGACAAAGTCCTCATCCCCGAGCGGTACATCGAGCTGGAGCCCGACACGCCGCTCAGCCCCGAAGAGatgaaggagaagcagaagaaggtGGAAAGGATAAAAACCCTCATTGCCAAGTCCAG CCTGCAGAACGTCATCCCCCTGGGCGAGGGGGAGGTGGACACCCCCCAGGACCCCGAAacgcagctgcaggagcaggagaagaGGATAGAGATCTCGTGCGCGCTGGCTGCTGAGGCGTCCCGCCGGGGCCGCATGCTCTCGG CTCAATGCGCTACCCCAAgccctcccacctccccagcctccccgacTCCACCGACCAACCCCCTCTCGTCTGAACCATCCCGGGTCGCCGACAGCAGCCATTTTATGCGTGTCTGA
- the PLEKHA6 gene encoding pleckstrin homology domain-containing family A member 6 isoform X6: MSSKAGGKRPATSSSSEPSNHAMVSEVPPERPGGRASRPSRKGIAFGKRSNSMKRNPNAAVTKSGWLYKQASSGVKQWNKRWFVLVDRCLFYYKDEKEESILGSIPLLSFRVAAVQPSDNISRKHTFKVTVCWVEEVPASNGQSLSPQAEHAGIRTYFFSAENTEEQESWIQAMGEAARVQIPPTQRHEKTDSENIPPSKHHHHRNAVHREHPKADPDAKTRGEGDGRGSEKMERKPERMESKKEPLAKANGIAGQEMPSEPGSPYPEGPRVPPSTERPTQPNGWPYSSPSRPGSTAYPPPDGESAAHRRSFAPRTNPEKIAQRKSSMTQLQQWVNLRRGNVPPEELRSPTRFYPVSRRVPDYYSPYSPQYPEDYQYYPPGVRPDSICSMPAYERVSPPWALEDKRPSFRNGGPYQLREWKEHPAFGRQDVPLWLAGPGRQPAYFDEVDAASGSLRRMSLQPRSRSVPRSPSQGSYTRACVYSPVRSPSARFERLPPRGEEIYADPAAFMMRRSISSPKYDYLGDRRPVPAGMFPYHYPASPTVHDKMDELLDLQLQRNLEYLDQQMSESETLISMVNRMVETSSPRAQLYMQVTPFPEAYREPLHAYKISEQDTDKLLGKLCEQNKVLREQERLVQQLRAEKESLESALMGTHQELEMFGSQPAYPEKLLHKKESLQNQLINIRVELSQASTALANSTAEYESLESEVSALHDDLWEQLNLDIQNEMVNRQIQKEIWRIQDVMEGLRKNNPSRGTDTAKHRVAIGPSGTYSSNSPASPLSSASLTSPLSPFSLVSGSQGSPTKPGPSEEPGPPRPPLPKSYVPLEPPPTVPPLPSESRPWPYPTSPSWQRGGEAQRGQPKPSFEQSKKETQRAAAPTAPTEGPPGRQEQEAEKQAALNKVGIVPPRTKSPPEEEVVPAGSMLRRSAGGMANGLGSKERPKSAVFANETKVKMSVEEQIDRMKRHQSGSMKEKRRSLQLLGSQQPDTPGTKAPASYKVVRRHRSIHEVDISDLEAALRSDDPGKVHETPREEIARLRKMELEPQHYDVDINKELSTPDKVLIPERYIELEPDTPLSPEEMKEKQKKVERIKTLIAKSSLQNVIPLGEGEVDTPQDPETQLQEQEKRIEISCALAAEASRRGRMLSAQALAAASAVKFHGATF; this comes from the exons ATGTCAAGCAAAGCAGGCGGCAAGCGCCCGGcgaccagcagcagcagtgagcccTCCAACCACGCCATGGTGTCGGAGGTGCCCCCGGAGCGCCCCGGAGGCCGG GCATCGCGCCCCTCCCGCAAGGGCATCGCCTTCGGGAAGCGCTCCAACTCCATGAAGAGGAACCCCAACGCTGCCGTGACCAAAAGTGGCTGGCTCTACAAGCAG GCCAGTTCGGGGGTGAAGCAGTGGAACAAGCGCTGGTTCGTGCTGGTGGATCGCTGCCTCTTCTACTACAAAG ACGAGAAGGAGGAGAGCATCCTGGGCAGCATCCCCCTCCTCAGCTTCCGCGTGGCGGCCGTGCAGCCCTCCGACAACATCAGCAGGAAGCACACCTTTAAG GTGACTGTGTGCTGGGTGGAGGAGGTGCCGGCGAGTAACGGGCAGTCCCTGTCTCCCCAGGCCGAGCACGCCGGCATCCGGACCTATTTCTTCAGCGCCGAGAACACGGAGGAGCAGGAATCCTGGATCCAAGCCATGGGCGAAGCCGCCCGGGTGCAGATCCCCCCCACCCAGAG ACACGAGAAGACAGACTCGGAAAACATCCCTCCCAGcaagcaccaccaccaccgcaaCGCCGTGCACCGCGAGCACCCCAAGGCCGACCCCGACGCCAAGACCCGGGGTGAAGGCGACGGCCGGGGCTCGGAGAAGATGGAGAGGAAACCGGAGAGGATGGAGAGCAAGAAGGAACCTTTAGCCAAAGCCAACGGCATCGCGGGGCAGGAGATGCCCTCGGAGCCCGGCAGCCCTTACCCCGAGGGACCCCGGGTGCCACCGAGCACGGAGAGGCCGACGCAGCCCAACGGGTGGCCCTACTCTTCCCCCAGCCGCCCCGGCAGCACCGCCTACCCCCCGCCCGATGGGGAGAGTGCTGCCCATCGCCGCAGCTTTGCCCCCCGCACCAACCCCGAGAAGATCGCCCAGCGCAAGAGCTCCATGAcgcagctgcagcagtgggtGAACCTGCGCCGGGGCAACGTGCCCCCCGAGGAGCTGCGGAG ccccaccaggTTTTACCCCGTTTCTCGCCGGGTACCCGACTACTACTCGCCCTACTCGCCCCAGTACCCCGAGGACTACCAGTACTACCCGCCCGGCGTGCGCCCCGACAGCATCTGCTCCATGCCCGCCTACGAGCGCGTGAGCCCGCCCTGGGCACTGGAGGACAAGCGCCCCTCCTTCCGCAACGGGGGCCCCTACCAGCTCCGGGAGTGGAAGGAGCACCCCGCTTTCGGCCGCCAGGACGTCCCTCTCTGGCTCGCCGGCCCCGGCAGGCAGCCGGCTTATTTCGACGAGGTGGACGCCGCCTCGGGGTCCCTGCGGCGCATGTCGCTGCAGCCCCGCTCCCGCTCCGTGCCGCGCTCGCCCAGTCAGGGCTCCTACACCCGGGCTTGCGTCTACTCCCCCGTCCGCTCGCCCAGCGCCCGTTTCGAGCGGCTGCCGCCCCGGGGAGAGGAGATTTACGCCGACCCCGCCGCCTTCATGATGAGGAGGTCCATCAGTTCGCCCAAG TATGACTACCTGGGCGACAGGCGGCCCGTCCCCGCGGGGATGTTCCCGTACCACTACCCAGCATCTCCTACAGTCCACGACAAAATG GATGAACTTTTAGACCTGCAGTTGCAAAGAAACCTAGAGTATTTGGACCAGCAG ATGAGCGAGAGCGAAACCCTGATCAGTATGGTGAACAGGATGGTGGAGACCTCCTCCCCTAGGGCTCAGCTCTACATGCAA GTGACGCCCTTCCCCGAAGCCTACAGGGAGCCTCTGCACGCCTACAAGATAAGCGAGCAAGACACCGAT aagctgctgggGAAGCTGTGCGAGCAGAACAAGGTGCTGCGGGAGCAGGAGAGGCTGGTGCAGCAGCTCCGAGCGGAGAAG GAGAGCCTGGAGAGTGCCCTGATGGGGACGCACCAGGAGCTGGAGATGTTCGGCAGCCAGCCAGCTTATCCGGAGAAGCTGCTGCACAAGAAGGAATCGCTGCAGAACCAGCTCATCAACATCCGCGTCGAGCTCTCGCAGGCCAGCACG GCTTTGGCCAACAGCACCGCTGAGTACGAGAGCCTGGAGAGCGAGGTGTCCGCCCTGCACGATGACCTCTGGGAGCAGCTGAACCTCGACATCCAG AACGAAATGGTCAACAGGCAGATCCAGAAGGAGATCTGGCGGATCCAGGACGTGATGGAGGGGCTGAGGAAGAACAACCCGTCCCGCGGCACGGACACCGCCAAGCACAGAG tggcCATCGGCCCCTCGGGCACGTACAGCTCCAACAGCCCCGCCAGCCCCCTGAGCTCGGCCAGCCTCACCAGCCCCCTGAGCCCCTTCTCCCTCGTCTCCGGCTCCCAGGGCTCGCCCACCAAGCCGGGTCCCAGCGAG GAACCCGGCCCGCCTCGACCTCCCCTCCCCAAGTCGTACGTCCCCCTGGAGCCTCCTCCGACCGTCCCTCCGCTCCCTAGCGAGAGCCGCCCCTGGCCGTACCCCACCTCCCCTTCCTGGCAGCGAGGCGGCGAGGCGCAGAGGGGACAG CCCAAGCCGAGCTTCGAGCAGAGCAAGAAGGAGACGCAGCGAGCGGCTGCCCCCACTGCCCCCACCGAGGGGCCGCcgggcaggcaggagcaggaggcagagaagcAAGCGGCTCTCAACAAAG TGGGCATCGTGCCCCCCCGAACCAAGTCTCcgccggaggaggaggtggtgccCGCGGGCAGCATGCTGAGGAGGAGCGCCGGCGGCATGGCCAACGGGCTGGGATCCAAG GAGAGGCCGAAGAGCGCCGTGTTTGCCAACGAGACGAAGGTGAAGATGAGCGTGGAGGAGCAGATCGACCGCATGAAGCGCCACCAGAGCGGCTCCATGAAGGAGAAGCGGcgcagcctgcagctgctgggcagccagcagcccgaCACCCCCGGCACGAAGGCACCCGCCTCCTACAAGGTG GTGCGCCGGCACCGCAGCATCCACGAGGTGGACATCTCGGACCTGGAGGCAGCGCTGCGCTCCGACGACCCTGGCAAGGTCCACGAGACGCCCCGGGAGGAGATCGCCCGGCTGCGCAAGATGGAGCTGGAGCCGCAGCACTACGACGTGGATATCAACAAGGAG ctATCCACGCCGGACAAAGTCCTCATCCCCGAGCGGTACATCGAGCTGGAGCCCGACACGCCGCTCAGCCCCGAAGAGatgaaggagaagcagaagaaggtGGAAAGGATAAAAACCCTCATTGCCAAGTCCAG CCTGCAGAACGTCATCCCCCTGGGCGAGGGGGAGGTGGACACCCCCCAGGACCCCGAAacgcagctgcaggagcaggagaagaGGATAGAGATCTCGTGCGCGCTGGCTGCTGAGGCGTCCCGCCGGGGCCGCATGCTCTCGG CTCAAGCCCTGGCCGCTGCCAGCGCCGTCAAGTTCCACGGGGCCACGTTTTAG
- the PLEKHA6 gene encoding pleckstrin homology domain-containing family A member 6 isoform X11 → MSSKAGGKRPATSSSSEPSNHAMVSEVPPERPGGRASRPSRKGIAFGKRSNSMKRNPNAAVTKSGWLYKQASSGVKQWNKRWFVLVDRCLFYYKDEKEESILGSIPLLSFRVAAVQPSDNISRKHTFKVTVCWVEEVPASNGQSLSPQAEHAGIRTYFFSAENTEEQESWIQAMGEAARVQIPPTQRHEKTDSENIPPSKHHHHRNAVHREHPKADPDAKTRGEGDGRGSEKMERKPERMESKKEPLAKANGIAGQEMPSEPGSPYPEGPRVPPSTERPTQPNGWPYSSPSRPGSTAYPPPDGESAAHRRSFAPRTNPEKIAQRKSSMTQLQQWVNLRRGNVPPEELRSPTRFYPVSRRVPDYYSPYSPQYPEDYQYYPPGVRPDSICSMPAYERVSPPWALEDKRPSFRNGGPYQLREWKEHPAFGRQDVPLWLAGPGRQPAYFDEVDAASGSLRRMSLQPRSRSVPRSPSQGSYTRACVYSPVRSPSARFERLPPRGEEIYADPAAFMMRRSISSPKYDYLGDRRPVPAGMFPYHYPASPTVHDKMDELLDLQLQRNLEYLDQQMSESETLISMVNRMVETSSPRAQLYMQVTPFPEAYREPLHAYKISEQDTDKLLGKLCEQNKVLREQERLVQQLRAEKESLESALMGTHQELEMFGSQPAYPEKLLHKKESLQNQLINIRVELSQASTALANSTAEYESLESEVSALHDDLWEQLNLDIQNEMVNRQIQKEIWRIQDVMEGLRKNNPSRGTDTAKHRVAIGPSGTYSSNSPASPLSSASLTSPLSPFSLVSGSQGSPTKPGPSEPKPSFEQSKKETQRAAAPTAPTEGPPGRQEQEAEKQAALNKVGIVPPRTKSPPEEEVVPAGSMLRRSAGGMANGLGSKERPKSAVFANETKVKMSVEEQIDRMKRHQSGSMKEKRRSLQLLGSQQPDTPGTKAPASYKVVRRHRSIHEVDISDLEAALRSDDPGKVHETPREEIARLRKMELEPQHYDVDINKELSTPDKVLIPERYIELEPDTPLSPEEMKEKQKKVERIKTLIAKSSLQNVIPLGEGEVDTPQDPETQLQEQEKRIEISCALAAEASRRGRMLSAQCATPSPPTSPASPTPPTNPLSSEPSRVADSSHFMRV, encoded by the exons ATGTCAAGCAAAGCAGGCGGCAAGCGCCCGGcgaccagcagcagcagtgagcccTCCAACCACGCCATGGTGTCGGAGGTGCCCCCGGAGCGCCCCGGAGGCCGG GCATCGCGCCCCTCCCGCAAGGGCATCGCCTTCGGGAAGCGCTCCAACTCCATGAAGAGGAACCCCAACGCTGCCGTGACCAAAAGTGGCTGGCTCTACAAGCAG GCCAGTTCGGGGGTGAAGCAGTGGAACAAGCGCTGGTTCGTGCTGGTGGATCGCTGCCTCTTCTACTACAAAG ACGAGAAGGAGGAGAGCATCCTGGGCAGCATCCCCCTCCTCAGCTTCCGCGTGGCGGCCGTGCAGCCCTCCGACAACATCAGCAGGAAGCACACCTTTAAG GTGACTGTGTGCTGGGTGGAGGAGGTGCCGGCGAGTAACGGGCAGTCCCTGTCTCCCCAGGCCGAGCACGCCGGCATCCGGACCTATTTCTTCAGCGCCGAGAACACGGAGGAGCAGGAATCCTGGATCCAAGCCATGGGCGAAGCCGCCCGGGTGCAGATCCCCCCCACCCAGAG ACACGAGAAGACAGACTCGGAAAACATCCCTCCCAGcaagcaccaccaccaccgcaaCGCCGTGCACCGCGAGCACCCCAAGGCCGACCCCGACGCCAAGACCCGGGGTGAAGGCGACGGCCGGGGCTCGGAGAAGATGGAGAGGAAACCGGAGAGGATGGAGAGCAAGAAGGAACCTTTAGCCAAAGCCAACGGCATCGCGGGGCAGGAGATGCCCTCGGAGCCCGGCAGCCCTTACCCCGAGGGACCCCGGGTGCCACCGAGCACGGAGAGGCCGACGCAGCCCAACGGGTGGCCCTACTCTTCCCCCAGCCGCCCCGGCAGCACCGCCTACCCCCCGCCCGATGGGGAGAGTGCTGCCCATCGCCGCAGCTTTGCCCCCCGCACCAACCCCGAGAAGATCGCCCAGCGCAAGAGCTCCATGAcgcagctgcagcagtgggtGAACCTGCGCCGGGGCAACGTGCCCCCCGAGGAGCTGCGGAG ccccaccaggTTTTACCCCGTTTCTCGCCGGGTACCCGACTACTACTCGCCCTACTCGCCCCAGTACCCCGAGGACTACCAGTACTACCCGCCCGGCGTGCGCCCCGACAGCATCTGCTCCATGCCCGCCTACGAGCGCGTGAGCCCGCCCTGGGCACTGGAGGACAAGCGCCCCTCCTTCCGCAACGGGGGCCCCTACCAGCTCCGGGAGTGGAAGGAGCACCCCGCTTTCGGCCGCCAGGACGTCCCTCTCTGGCTCGCCGGCCCCGGCAGGCAGCCGGCTTATTTCGACGAGGTGGACGCCGCCTCGGGGTCCCTGCGGCGCATGTCGCTGCAGCCCCGCTCCCGCTCCGTGCCGCGCTCGCCCAGTCAGGGCTCCTACACCCGGGCTTGCGTCTACTCCCCCGTCCGCTCGCCCAGCGCCCGTTTCGAGCGGCTGCCGCCCCGGGGAGAGGAGATTTACGCCGACCCCGCCGCCTTCATGATGAGGAGGTCCATCAGTTCGCCCAAG TATGACTACCTGGGCGACAGGCGGCCCGTCCCCGCGGGGATGTTCCCGTACCACTACCCAGCATCTCCTACAGTCCACGACAAAATG GATGAACTTTTAGACCTGCAGTTGCAAAGAAACCTAGAGTATTTGGACCAGCAG ATGAGCGAGAGCGAAACCCTGATCAGTATGGTGAACAGGATGGTGGAGACCTCCTCCCCTAGGGCTCAGCTCTACATGCAA GTGACGCCCTTCCCCGAAGCCTACAGGGAGCCTCTGCACGCCTACAAGATAAGCGAGCAAGACACCGAT aagctgctgggGAAGCTGTGCGAGCAGAACAAGGTGCTGCGGGAGCAGGAGAGGCTGGTGCAGCAGCTCCGAGCGGAGAAG GAGAGCCTGGAGAGTGCCCTGATGGGGACGCACCAGGAGCTGGAGATGTTCGGCAGCCAGCCAGCTTATCCGGAGAAGCTGCTGCACAAGAAGGAATCGCTGCAGAACCAGCTCATCAACATCCGCGTCGAGCTCTCGCAGGCCAGCACG GCTTTGGCCAACAGCACCGCTGAGTACGAGAGCCTGGAGAGCGAGGTGTCCGCCCTGCACGATGACCTCTGGGAGCAGCTGAACCTCGACATCCAG AACGAAATGGTCAACAGGCAGATCCAGAAGGAGATCTGGCGGATCCAGGACGTGATGGAGGGGCTGAGGAAGAACAACCCGTCCCGCGGCACGGACACCGCCAAGCACAGAG tggcCATCGGCCCCTCGGGCACGTACAGCTCCAACAGCCCCGCCAGCCCCCTGAGCTCGGCCAGCCTCACCAGCCCCCTGAGCCCCTTCTCCCTCGTCTCCGGCTCCCAGGGCTCGCCCACCAAGCCGGGTCCCAGCGAG CCCAAGCCGAGCTTCGAGCAGAGCAAGAAGGAGACGCAGCGAGCGGCTGCCCCCACTGCCCCCACCGAGGGGCCGCcgggcaggcaggagcaggaggcagagaagcAAGCGGCTCTCAACAAAG TGGGCATCGTGCCCCCCCGAACCAAGTCTCcgccggaggaggaggtggtgccCGCGGGCAGCATGCTGAGGAGGAGCGCCGGCGGCATGGCCAACGGGCTGGGATCCAAG GAGAGGCCGAAGAGCGCCGTGTTTGCCAACGAGACGAAGGTGAAGATGAGCGTGGAGGAGCAGATCGACCGCATGAAGCGCCACCAGAGCGGCTCCATGAAGGAGAAGCGGcgcagcctgcagctgctgggcagccagcagcccgaCACCCCCGGCACGAAGGCACCCGCCTCCTACAAGGTG GTGCGCCGGCACCGCAGCATCCACGAGGTGGACATCTCGGACCTGGAGGCAGCGCTGCGCTCCGACGACCCTGGCAAGGTCCACGAGACGCCCCGGGAGGAGATCGCCCGGCTGCGCAAGATGGAGCTGGAGCCGCAGCACTACGACGTGGATATCAACAAGGAG ctATCCACGCCGGACAAAGTCCTCATCCCCGAGCGGTACATCGAGCTGGAGCCCGACACGCCGCTCAGCCCCGAAGAGatgaaggagaagcagaagaaggtGGAAAGGATAAAAACCCTCATTGCCAAGTCCAG CCTGCAGAACGTCATCCCCCTGGGCGAGGGGGAGGTGGACACCCCCCAGGACCCCGAAacgcagctgcaggagcaggagaagaGGATAGAGATCTCGTGCGCGCTGGCTGCTGAGGCGTCCCGCCGGGGCCGCATGCTCTCGG CTCAATGCGCTACCCCAAgccctcccacctccccagcctccccgacTCCACCGACCAACCCCCTCTCGTCTGAACCATCCCGGGTCGCCGACAGCAGCCATTTTATGCGTGTCTGA